One Methylophaga marina DNA window includes the following coding sequences:
- the pgeF gene encoding peptidoglycan editing factor PgeF, translated as MVRKSLEFVTPDWTMPDHIQAYTTTRKGGVSPPPYDSLNLAEHVNDTHENVEKNRQLLASALTLPASPLWLQQTHSTKVINSQDWYEGIEADAIYCNQNDHVCAIMTADCLPLLISNQTGTEIAAIHAGWRGLADGIIETTIERFQDSTDKLHVWLAPAIGPEKFEVGQDVFEAFINHSDTAQVAFQQTDNSHYLADIYQLARLRLRQLGITQMSGGDACTVTETSRFFHTGAMARPVASFRLSGSAINKVSLPA; from the coding sequence ATGGTTAGAAAATCACTGGAATTTGTCACGCCAGACTGGACAATGCCCGACCATATTCAGGCATACACAACCACCAGAAAGGGTGGTGTCAGCCCGCCCCCATACGACAGCCTTAATCTTGCCGAACACGTTAACGATACACATGAGAATGTAGAAAAAAATCGTCAACTACTTGCCTCAGCCCTGACGCTGCCGGCTTCCCCGCTTTGGTTACAACAGACCCATAGTACTAAGGTCATCAACAGTCAGGACTGGTATGAAGGCATCGAAGCAGATGCCATCTACTGTAATCAAAACGATCACGTCTGCGCCATCATGACAGCGGATTGTTTGCCTCTATTAATCAGTAATCAGACTGGTACTGAAATTGCCGCCATTCATGCTGGCTGGCGTGGTTTAGCGGATGGCATCATAGAAACGACTATAGAACGTTTTCAAGACTCAACAGATAAACTCCATGTTTGGCTGGCGCCCGCAATTGGTCCCGAAAAATTTGAAGTCGGTCAAGATGTGTTTGAGGCATTTATCAATCACTCAGATACCGCACAAGTCGCCTTTCAGCAAACGGATAATAGCCACTATTTGGCTGATATCTACCAACTTGCTCGTTTGAGATTAAGGCAGCTAGGCATCACACAAATGTCTGGAGGCGATGCCTGTACGGTGACCGAGACCTCACGCTTTTTTCATACCGGCGCGATGGCGAGACCGGTCGCATCGTTTCGCTTATCTGGATCGGCAATAAATAAGGTATCATTACCGGCTTAA
- a CDS encoding ZIP family metal transporter, translating into MELLIWIIVFSLVGGLLSVVVASSFLLLPEKHRSLTVPHLVSFAIGAMLGASFLGLIPHAIEHEYAIDAHAIGFTLLLGLLSFFALEKMVLWRHCHSHHGHEHIPELDRPDHHGGHHHDHKHKSAGPLILIGDTIHNFVDGILIAAAFLTDVHLGIVTALAIATHEIPQELGDFVILLHSGFSRKKALYYNILSSLGTLAGALLGYFALSDMQQILPYVLLVAASSFIYVAVADLIPGLHDKVKPSESLQQISLIAMGVIFIYIAHSTLH; encoded by the coding sequence ATGGAATTACTCATCTGGATCATCGTTTTTAGTCTGGTAGGCGGACTTTTAAGCGTCGTTGTCGCTTCATCCTTTTTATTACTGCCCGAAAAACACCGTAGTTTGACGGTGCCACATTTGGTCAGCTTTGCGATTGGTGCCATGTTAGGCGCGTCATTTCTTGGCTTAATCCCTCACGCCATCGAACATGAATACGCCATTGATGCACATGCTATCGGCTTTACCTTACTGCTTGGTCTACTCAGTTTCTTCGCGCTGGAAAAAATGGTGTTATGGCGACATTGTCATAGCCATCATGGTCACGAACATATCCCTGAACTCGACAGACCCGATCACCACGGTGGTCACCATCACGATCACAAACATAAGTCTGCAGGCCCGCTAATTCTCATTGGCGATACAATTCATAACTTTGTCGACGGCATTTTAATTGCTGCCGCATTTTTAACAGACGTGCATTTGGGTATTGTGACGGCATTAGCTATTGCCACCCATGAAATTCCACAAGAGTTAGGTGATTTTGTCATTTTGCTGCACAGCGGCTTTAGCCGCAAAAAAGCGCTTTATTACAATATTCTCTCGAGTTTAGGCACGTTGGCTGGTGCTTTACTGGGTTATTTTGCCCTTTCTGATATGCAACAAATTCTGCCTTATGTTCTGCTTGTTGCGGCATCCAGCTTTATTTATGTGGCTGTAGCAGATTTAATTCCTGGCTTACACGATAAGGTCAAGCCATCAGAGTCTTTGCAACAAATCAGCTTGATCGCCATGGGCGTTATCTTCATCTATATCGCTCATAGCACGCTTCATTAA
- a CDS encoding glycosyltransferase, which yields MLENTLSDEVIFLESPKHKLKGLKLSLLKRVKRISQQKHYELCIAHRTKPTYLALIATQLPVMSIHHAFGDFDRLGRRLFTEFFSSRLLLIGVSKAVSADIKQHLPRFPVDGIETLYNRVDIEHSKNELLSKAKAREMLDIPDESYVIGNVGRLHPDKDQETLIRAFAKAKHALPENTLLIIIGKGKLQQKLHDLAQSLNVEDNIKFIGYIKDAKRYFTAFDIFVLTSDSEPFGMVVLEAMIANLPIICSDCGGAKEIVENTGLLFPFASSEKLAELLVHSANNRESTYSHDASLMKLHTYFSDEAGRRAFWKLEQIKKILSP from the coding sequence TTGTTAGAAAATACACTGTCTGACGAGGTCATTTTTCTTGAAAGCCCAAAGCATAAACTTAAAGGACTTAAGTTATCACTACTGAAACGAGTGAAGAGAATATCTCAACAAAAACACTACGAACTTTGTATTGCACATAGGACAAAACCCACATATTTAGCCCTCATTGCCACACAACTTCCTGTAATGAGTATTCATCACGCTTTTGGTGACTTTGACCGTTTAGGAAGAAGGCTTTTTACAGAATTCTTCTCATCTCGCTTATTACTCATAGGGGTATCCAAGGCTGTATCAGCCGATATAAAACAGCACTTACCCCGTTTTCCCGTAGATGGGATCGAAACTTTATATAACAGAGTGGATATAGAACACTCAAAAAATGAGCTCTTGAGTAAAGCTAAAGCCAGAGAAATGCTAGATATTCCTGATGAATCTTATGTTATCGGTAATGTAGGCAGATTACATCCTGATAAAGACCAAGAGACACTGATTCGGGCATTTGCCAAAGCAAAGCATGCGCTCCCTGAGAATACTTTGTTAATTATTATTGGCAAGGGCAAGCTTCAACAAAAACTTCATGATCTTGCTCAATCACTGAATGTAGAAGACAACATCAAATTTATTGGCTACATCAAAGATGCGAAGCGTTACTTTACAGCCTTCGATATTTTTGTCTTGACCTCTGATAGTGAGCCTTTTGGTATGGTTGTGCTGGAAGCTATGATCGCGAATCTACCTATAATTTGTAGTGATTGTGGAGGAGCAAAAGAAATTGTAGAAAACACAGGGCTATTATTTCCTTTTGCATCTTCTGAAAAGTTAGCAGAGTTACTGGTTCATTCAGCCAATAACAGAGAGTCAACATATAGTCATGATGCTTCGCTTATGAAACTACATACTTACTTTTCTGATGAAGCTGGGAGGAGAGCATTTTGGAAATTAGAGCAAATAAAGAAAATTCTCTCACCTTAA
- a CDS encoding lipopolysaccharide kinase InaA family protein gives MADIKHKNKYDFDTIWQLDTDWFEPPNHRRGGWSGVVKYVLETTHGAIDVFIKRQENHRTKTWCHPLKGIHTFQKEYNNILKLTAKHIPTLEPVYFSCDQSRAILVTKELRDYQSLENISPSSLSNVSRKQLLKAVAHVLVNMHQAHFQHNSLYPKHIFAKPVSDGWKIKIIDLEKMKRTLLVRQSMLRDLGTLDRHANEYWSMKDRVFFLQQYFNEQPLSKKTKQLLHKIAKPKKAKRH, from the coding sequence ATGGCAGACATAAAACACAAAAACAAATATGACTTTGACACGATATGGCAACTGGATACAGATTGGTTCGAGCCCCCAAACCACAGACGCGGTGGCTGGAGTGGTGTGGTTAAATATGTACTTGAAACAACACATGGTGCTATTGATGTGTTTATCAAACGTCAGGAAAATCATCGCACAAAAACATGGTGTCATCCTTTAAAAGGCATTCATACCTTTCAAAAAGAATATAACAATATTCTTAAACTTACGGCTAAGCATATTCCTACACTTGAACCTGTCTATTTTTCATGTGACCAGTCAAGGGCGATACTGGTTACAAAAGAGCTTCGAGATTATCAATCACTCGAAAACATTTCTCCCTCAAGCTTATCAAATGTGTCACGTAAACAATTACTGAAAGCTGTAGCTCATGTATTGGTGAATATGCACCAAGCACATTTTCAACATAATTCACTTTATCCCAAACACATTTTTGCTAAGCCAGTATCTGATGGCTGGAAGATAAAAATCATCGATCTGGAGAAAATGAAACGTACATTGTTGGTCAGACAATCGATGCTGAGAGATCTGGGCACACTAGACCGTCATGCTAATGAATATTGGTCAATGAAAGACCGCGTTTTCTTTTTACAACAGTATTTCAATGAGCAACCATTGTCTAAAAAGACTAAACAACTTTTACATAAAATTGCTAAGCCCAAAAAAGCAAAACGTCATTAG
- a CDS encoding carbamoyltransferase family protein encodes MIVLGLSGAVNHDASAALYIDGKLVAAAEEERFLRDKHAKGKMPYEATKFCLEQAGIRPDQIDIVAFPYAEIGLKSPARWHYAKRHWYAPDRALTALFSGNRRYWRNHRNVMKLLDDLGIGAKRVKFVPVEHHLAHASSAYHLSGFKEKTAIIGIDGKGEYATTFFGYGENGKIHKIKEFYDPDSLGGVYGALTEYLGFEMLDGEFKVMGMAPYGDPKRFDFSRLIDYKNGDFKVNTKLVNVVGTRRYKKNGKGYFFSPELIEWLGPMREGDEKDEPYIDYAASIQDLLEKTALKLIDFYLGDIIKETGKIAYAGGVALNVKLNQRIIAMPGVKELFVQPAASDAGTAIGAASYASQLAGVPVEKMEHVYLGPAYTTEQCIEACEQYEQPVKWERMNNVTAETAKILADGNPVSWFQGHMEFGPRALGNRSILGSPSHSGVADRINAQIKYRERWRPFCPSMLDTVAPEILQTDHPSPYMTFTFDVAESWKSRIPEVVHEDGTARAQIVTQATNPRYYSLLQEMEKLTGNGVVLNTSLNRRGEPMVCSPTDALNMFFGSDLQYLVMEDILITK; translated from the coding sequence ATGATCGTTTTAGGTTTGTCTGGCGCGGTAAATCACGACGCCTCTGCTGCTTTATATATTGATGGAAAGCTTGTAGCTGCTGCTGAAGAGGAGCGTTTTCTGCGTGACAAGCACGCCAAAGGGAAAATGCCTTATGAGGCCACTAAATTCTGTTTAGAACAGGCTGGTATTCGTCCCGATCAGATTGATATTGTGGCTTTCCCTTACGCTGAGATTGGCCTGAAATCACCCGCACGCTGGCACTATGCAAAGCGCCATTGGTATGCCCCTGACCGCGCACTTACCGCTTTATTCAGCGGTAACCGTCGATATTGGCGGAATCACCGAAATGTAATGAAGTTATTAGATGATCTAGGTATCGGAGCGAAACGCGTTAAATTTGTCCCAGTTGAACATCATCTAGCGCATGCCAGTAGTGCCTACCATTTGAGTGGTTTTAAAGAAAAAACAGCCATTATCGGTATTGATGGTAAAGGCGAATATGCCACTACTTTTTTTGGTTATGGCGAAAATGGCAAGATTCATAAGATCAAAGAATTCTATGATCCGGATTCACTTGGTGGTGTCTATGGTGCATTAACAGAATATCTTGGCTTTGAAATGCTGGATGGCGAATTCAAAGTAATGGGTATGGCCCCTTACGGTGATCCGAAGCGTTTCGACTTCTCACGTTTAATTGACTACAAAAACGGTGACTTCAAGGTCAATACCAAACTGGTCAATGTCGTAGGCACTCGCCGTTACAAGAAGAATGGCAAAGGCTACTTTTTCAGCCCTGAGTTAATCGAATGGTTAGGCCCAATGCGAGAAGGCGATGAAAAAGACGAGCCTTACATCGATTACGCAGCAAGCATTCAAGACCTGTTAGAGAAAACAGCTTTAAAACTAATTGATTTTTATCTGGGTGACATTATTAAAGAGACTGGCAAAATCGCTTATGCTGGTGGTGTGGCTCTCAATGTGAAACTCAACCAGCGTATTATTGCCATGCCTGGTGTCAAAGAACTGTTTGTACAACCGGCGGCAAGCGATGCGGGTACCGCCATTGGTGCGGCCAGTTATGCTTCACAATTAGCCGGTGTACCCGTAGAAAAAATGGAGCATGTCTACTTAGGCCCAGCCTATACCACTGAACAATGTATTGAGGCCTGTGAGCAATACGAACAGCCAGTTAAATGGGAGCGAATGAACAATGTCACCGCCGAAACAGCTAAAATTCTAGCTGATGGTAATCCAGTTTCCTGGTTCCAGGGGCATATGGAGTTTGGACCTCGCGCTTTAGGTAATCGAAGTATTCTGGGTTCACCGAGTCATTCAGGCGTAGCTGACAGAATTAATGCCCAGATTAAATATCGTGAACGTTGGCGCCCCTTCTGTCCTAGTATGCTGGATACAGTTGCACCAGAAATATTACAGACAGATCATCCTAGCCCGTATATGACATTTACATTTGATGTGGCTGAAAGTTGGAAGTCGCGTATTCCTGAAGTCGTGCATGAAGATGGTACGGCTCGGGCTCAAATTGTCACTCAAGCAACCAATCCTCGTTACTACTCACTGCTGCAGGAAATGGAGAAACTCACGGGCAATGGTGTGGTTTTAAATACCTCGCTGAATCGCCGCGGAGAGCCAATGGTATGTAGCCCAACTGATGCATTAAATATGTTTTTCGGTTCTGATCTACAGTATTTAGTGATGGAAGATATACTCATCACAAAGTAG
- a CDS encoding CgeB family protein, protein MTDKKILILDGIGGATLGRDIHACIDNSEYYDLAKLENISLYKPRSAFTKVQRKLSEKNSFYYLPKKRFESLLSLIEEIKPDSIFVIGFLYRFIKPNHLADLAKTKGIKLYLYDTDSCNLYSKRREFIYFIENEVRVYDRVFSFSKVVTEFFNRKNINTIFSPFGANLVEAEPAKYQHDVLFVGSADLRRCFMLEHIADYVSIKGNRWKRNQSIMSPALQQKVDDKPLWGQELYQHLVSSKIVLNITRGPFYAAETGVNLRIFEAMAAGCFVLTDYCDEVADLFEIGLEIETFKGSKELVEKVLYYLSNDDARLAIAKRGQQKISQHYTWKKRVEYMLSYTD, encoded by the coding sequence GTGACGGACAAGAAAATTTTAATTCTGGATGGAATTGGTGGTGCCACTCTCGGTCGAGATATTCATGCTTGTATAGACAACTCAGAATATTATGATTTAGCTAAGTTGGAGAATATCAGCTTATATAAGCCTCGCTCAGCTTTCACAAAAGTACAACGAAAACTATCTGAGAAAAATAGTTTTTATTACTTACCCAAGAAACGTTTTGAGTCGTTGTTATCATTAATTGAGGAAATTAAACCTGACAGTATTTTTGTTATAGGTTTTTTATATCGCTTTATTAAACCCAACCACCTCGCAGATTTAGCTAAAACTAAAGGTATAAAACTCTATTTATACGATACTGATAGCTGCAATCTATATTCAAAGCGTAGAGAGTTTATCTATTTTATTGAGAATGAAGTCCGTGTTTATGATCGCGTATTTTCATTTTCAAAAGTAGTGACAGAGTTTTTCAATCGAAAAAATATTAATACGATATTTTCACCTTTTGGGGCTAATCTGGTTGAAGCTGAGCCAGCTAAGTATCAGCATGACGTTTTATTTGTAGGTAGCGCTGATCTGAGACGTTGTTTTATGCTGGAACATATTGCTGATTATGTTTCTATCAAGGGAAATCGATGGAAAAGAAATCAATCAATAATGTCACCTGCTTTACAACAGAAAGTTGATGACAAACCGTTATGGGGACAAGAACTTTATCAGCATCTTGTCAGTTCTAAGATTGTATTGAATATCACTCGAGGACCATTCTATGCAGCTGAAACTGGTGTTAATTTAAGAATCTTTGAGGCAATGGCGGCAGGGTGTTTTGTCTTAACAGATTATTGTGATGAAGTGGCAGATTTATTCGAGATTGGTTTGGAAATTGAGACGTTTAAGGGCTCAAAAGAGCTGGTAGAAAAAGTGCTTTATTATTTGAGTAATGATGATGCCCGTTTAGCTATAGCTAAACGGGGACAGCAGAAAATAAGCCAACACTACACCTGGAAAAAACGTGTTGAGTATATGCTGAGCTATACGGATTAA
- a CDS encoding YrbL family protein, which translates to MLELSNTTLVGKGLHREVHVHPDDSSKCVKVVVLRGEEETRREQAYYRFLQQRNIDWLSLPKFYGNEDTNMGSGAVFDLIRDEDGQVSKTLEFYLDNLASTSALVEPISQALIRLKQDLLEQNIITMTLKPKNMVLQQRNDGMRCLIIDNIGNSDIIPISSYVRLFGKRKIERKWEKFQRLLSKQFINQPSIQKIIKAI; encoded by the coding sequence ATGCTTGAGTTATCCAACACGACTCTAGTCGGTAAAGGCTTGCACAGAGAAGTACATGTGCACCCTGATGATTCATCAAAATGCGTCAAAGTGGTCGTTTTACGTGGTGAGGAAGAAACACGTCGTGAACAGGCCTATTATCGATTTTTACAACAGCGAAATATCGACTGGCTAAGTTTGCCAAAGTTCTATGGTAATGAAGACACCAATATGGGATCTGGTGCGGTGTTTGATTTGATTCGTGACGAGGATGGTCAGGTTTCAAAAACATTAGAGTTTTATCTGGATAATCTGGCATCGACTTCTGCATTAGTCGAACCCATCAGTCAGGCTCTAATCCGATTGAAACAGGACCTGTTAGAACAGAACATTATTACCATGACACTCAAACCGAAAAATATGGTTTTGCAGCAGCGGAATGATGGCATGAGGTGTTTGATTATCGATAATATCGGTAACTCGGATATTATTCCGATTAGCAGTTATGTTCGGCTTTTCGGCAAAAGAAAGATTGAACGGAAATGGGAAAAGTTTCAACGCCTGTTATCAAAGCAATTTATTAACCAACCCAGCATACAGAAAATTATAAAAGCAATATAA
- a CDS encoding glycosyltransferase family 4 protein, whose translation MKYAVCLYKFFPFGGLARDFMNIMQCCLQADDTVDVYVMEWQGDVPEQFNVHIIETKGWSNHAKLQSYIDQLLPQLHQQNYDLVIGFNKMPGLDVYYAADPCYIDRIQSHPLYALLQFSGRVKFYKACEEAVFGKQSNTVSMMISDVQQALFEQHYQTPQNRLISLPPGIDRDRQRPANAEHIRQQVRAEFNIPQDEWLVLMVGTGFKTKGVDRAIAALARLPDKLKNKTKLMIIGDGDNRYLQRQAQQASIAQQVTFLGGRSDIPRFLLAADLLIHPARKENTGTVILEAMVAGLPSLVSDVCGYTKHVTKADAGRVISDAENAEKTALDLAEMLDKDKLLYWSQQALHYAATEDLYSMPQQAATVITSLAKQKRET comes from the coding sequence ATGAAATACGCGGTCTGTTTATATAAGTTTTTCCCTTTTGGCGGACTTGCTCGTGATTTTATGAATATCATGCAATGCTGCCTGCAAGCTGATGATACGGTCGACGTATATGTGATGGAATGGCAAGGGGACGTCCCTGAGCAGTTTAATGTGCATATTATTGAAACCAAGGGCTGGAGCAACCACGCCAAGTTACAATCCTATATTGATCAGCTTTTGCCACAATTACATCAGCAAAATTATGACCTGGTCATTGGATTTAATAAAATGCCGGGGCTGGATGTTTATTACGCGGCAGACCCTTGTTATATCGATCGTATTCAGTCACATCCTCTGTATGCGCTTTTACAGTTTTCCGGACGTGTAAAATTTTATAAAGCTTGTGAAGAAGCCGTTTTTGGCAAGCAGTCGAATACCGTGTCAATGATGATTTCTGATGTGCAGCAAGCCCTGTTCGAACAACATTATCAGACACCTCAAAATCGTTTAATCAGCTTACCGCCAGGTATTGACCGTGACAGGCAGCGTCCTGCCAATGCTGAACACATTCGTCAGCAAGTCCGTGCTGAATTTAATATTCCTCAAGATGAATGGTTAGTACTGATGGTGGGGACTGGTTTCAAAACCAAAGGGGTTGATAGGGCTATTGCTGCGTTGGCCAGATTACCTGATAAGCTCAAGAATAAAACCAAACTAATGATAATTGGTGACGGTGATAACCGTTATCTACAACGCCAAGCACAGCAAGCCTCTATTGCTCAGCAAGTGACATTTCTTGGGGGACGTTCCGACATTCCCCGATTTTTGCTGGCGGCCGATCTGTTAATTCACCCAGCAAGAAAAGAAAATACAGGTACGGTGATTCTGGAAGCTATGGTGGCAGGGTTACCAAGCTTAGTCTCTGATGTGTGCGGTTACACCAAACATGTGACTAAGGCAGATGCGGGACGGGTTATTAGCGATGCCGAGAATGCAGAAAAAACGGCTTTAGATTTAGCGGAAATGTTGGATAAAGACAAGTTACTGTACTGGTCGCAGCAGGCGCTTCACTATGCCGCGACCGAGGATTTGTATAGTATGCCGCAGCAGGCTGCCACAGTGATTACATCACTGGCAAAACAAAAAAGGGAAACGTAA
- a CDS encoding protein kinase domain-containing protein — MSDIYVIISTDSRPQLPFELQLEQNSYQCVQILRDLPERRLVMKAVDSHGKNVVIKLFANQAKAQKDFERELQGVDAVKPVAVKTPNLLFSVSEPHGSALVYDFIENSQTFHLDSAVPQRLALLSELMLTLHSGGIYQDDIHLDNLLLSGDEIVLIDLGSVKQSGDGKALDKDTSLTNLARLFAQFSLQQRSHLMPLLKVYYEGRGWHYSADEQQQFSQLLDKAWQQRKTQFLKKCFRPCTMTYYQKNIHWQVAAKRDFWQQSQLQSVRDIEALFAGAQVLKAGNTATVVRTKLAGREVVIKRYNIKNLGHAISRCWRPSRAAASWCNANLLVFSGIPTTEPLAFIEKRMGPLRQTAYFISEYHEAEELLDVYQQRMPTESEVSQIQTIFSDLNTMQVGHGDMKAQNLLLDKQGKIRLIDLDAMREYGNKKQAIMAHLQDKKRFLKNWKNPELEAFFRVMLQGQNTRL, encoded by the coding sequence ATGTCAGATATTTATGTCATTATCAGCACTGATAGCCGACCGCAATTACCGTTTGAGCTGCAATTAGAACAAAACAGCTATCAGTGTGTGCAAATTCTGCGTGACTTGCCAGAGCGTCGCTTGGTGATGAAAGCCGTAGATAGTCACGGCAAAAATGTCGTAATTAAATTATTCGCTAATCAGGCAAAAGCTCAAAAAGACTTTGAACGAGAGTTACAAGGTGTTGATGCGGTCAAGCCTGTGGCAGTAAAAACACCTAATTTATTGTTCTCTGTGTCTGAGCCACATGGTTCAGCACTGGTGTATGACTTTATTGAAAACAGTCAGACGTTTCACCTTGATTCGGCGGTTCCTCAGCGCTTGGCATTGCTATCAGAGTTAATGCTTACTCTGCACTCAGGCGGTATTTATCAAGATGATATCCATCTCGATAATTTATTACTCAGCGGTGATGAGATTGTGCTTATCGATCTGGGCTCTGTGAAACAGTCAGGTGACGGCAAAGCACTTGATAAAGATACTAGCCTGACAAACTTGGCCAGACTATTTGCCCAGTTTTCATTGCAACAGCGTAGTCATTTGATGCCTTTGCTTAAAGTTTATTATGAAGGACGTGGTTGGCATTATTCGGCCGATGAGCAGCAACAGTTTAGTCAGCTGTTAGACAAAGCATGGCAGCAACGCAAAACACAATTTCTTAAGAAATGTTTTCGTCCATGTACGATGACGTATTATCAAAAGAATATTCATTGGCAGGTCGCAGCAAAACGAGATTTCTGGCAACAGAGTCAACTTCAGTCCGTCCGTGATATTGAGGCATTATTTGCTGGCGCTCAGGTATTAAAAGCCGGTAATACGGCGACAGTTGTACGCACAAAGCTGGCTGGCCGTGAGGTCGTTATCAAACGTTATAATATTAAGAATCTGGGTCATGCCATAAGCCGCTGCTGGCGACCAAGCCGGGCCGCGGCATCATGGTGCAATGCTAATTTACTGGTTTTTTCTGGTATTCCGACAACCGAGCCTCTCGCCTTTATTGAAAAGCGCATGGGTCCATTGAGACAAACAGCTTATTTTATTAGCGAATACCATGAGGCCGAGGAGTTGTTAGATGTTTACCAGCAACGCATGCCAACGGAATCAGAAGTGAGTCAGATTCAAACTATCTTTTCAGATCTGAACACAATGCAAGTTGGCCATGGTGATATGAAAGCGCAGAACTTGTTATTAGATAAGCAAGGTAAAATCAGGCTTATTGATTTAGATGCTATGCGAGAATATGGCAATAAAAAACAAGCGATCATGGCTCACTTGCAAGATAAAAAACGCTTTCTGAAAAACTGGAAGAATCCTGAGTTGGAGGCCTTTTTCAGAGTCATGCTGCAGGGACAAAATACACGTTTATGA
- the rfaP gene encoding lipopolysaccharide core heptose(I) kinase RfaP produces MKTHTLYLREDLAQAWRNKAIFPWLQTMPGEIFRDKEGRRTLRFEVEQHSYFLKYHQGVGWEEIFKNLLSLRLPIISARNEWQAVQFLQSHHLDTMTLAGYGEKGWNPAKRHSFVITDDLTDTMSLEYLGQQWRQTPPSFKSKYDLIQKLAHIAGTMHKNGMNHRDFYLCHFLLDKSFAETNVYQPSMPIYLIDLHRAQIRKKVPLRWQIKDLGSLYFSAYAVPLTQRDLFRFIKTYTQLPLRQALSQYADLWQQVKQRADKLYAE; encoded by the coding sequence ATGAAAACACATACACTGTATTTACGTGAAGACTTAGCCCAGGCTTGGCGGAATAAAGCTATCTTTCCTTGGTTGCAGACCATGCCGGGTGAAATCTTTCGTGACAAAGAAGGGCGGCGGACATTACGTTTCGAGGTCGAACAACACAGCTACTTTCTGAAATATCATCAAGGTGTAGGTTGGGAAGAAATTTTCAAAAACCTGTTGTCTCTACGCTTACCGATTATCAGTGCCAGAAATGAATGGCAGGCGGTGCAGTTTTTACAGTCTCATCATCTGGATACCATGACCTTAGCCGGCTATGGCGAAAAAGGATGGAATCCAGCCAAACGCCATTCTTTTGTGATTACTGATGATTTGACCGATACCATGAGTCTGGAATATCTGGGGCAGCAGTGGCGACAGACACCACCGTCATTCAAAAGCAAATACGATTTAATCCAGAAACTAGCCCATATCGCTGGGACCATGCATAAAAATGGTATGAATCATCGAGATTTTTATCTTTGTCATTTTTTGCTGGATAAGTCGTTTGCTGAGACCAATGTTTATCAGCCCTCAATGCCGATATATTTAATTGACCTTCACCGTGCTCAAATTCGGAAAAAAGTGCCATTACGCTGGCAAATAAAGGACTTGGGTAGTTTATATTTTTCTGCCTACGCTGTGCCGCTGACCCAGCGAGATTTGTTCCGCTTTATCAAGACCTATACCCAACTACCTTTGCGCCAGGCACTGTCTCAATATGCTGATTTGTGGCAGCAGGTTAAACAGCGGGCAGATAAACTATATGCTGAATAA
- a CDS encoding D-sedoheptulose-7-phosphate isomerase: MSFKATIVRHQAMIESLFALEPQVTALAARISDCVKQGNKILFFGNGGSASDAQHLAAEFVVRYHKDRRPYGAIALTTDTSILTAHSNDYQFDTVFDRQILALGRPGDIAIGLSTSGNSGNVINGIKTAKEMGIWTCAFTGEGGGQLADIADECVAVPVKETARVQEGHILIGHWLCETLDETD, from the coding sequence GTGTCATTTAAAGCCACTATCGTACGTCATCAGGCGATGATCGAAAGTCTGTTTGCACTTGAACCACAAGTCACAGCACTTGCTGCCCGAATTTCAGATTGTGTAAAACAAGGCAATAAAATTCTGTTCTTTGGCAACGGTGGCAGCGCCTCTGATGCGCAACATTTAGCAGCAGAATTTGTGGTGCGTTATCACAAAGACCGTCGACCCTATGGTGCCATCGCTTTAACTACAGACACCTCAATTCTGACGGCTCACAGCAATGATTATCAGTTTGATACGGTCTTTGATCGCCAGATTCTCGCTTTGGGACGCCCAGGCGATATCGCCATTGGATTATCCACATCAGGTAATAGTGGCAATGTTATTAACGGAATCAAGACGGCTAAGGAGATGGGTATCTGGACCTGCGCTTTCACCGGTGAAGGTGGTGGTCAGCTAGCTGACATTGCTGATGAGTGTGTGGCCGTTCCCGTCAAAGAAACCGCTCGGGTACAAGAAGGACATATTCTGATTGGTCACTGGTTGTGTGAAACCCTCGACGAGACAGACTAA